In Streptomyces erythrochromogenes, the DNA window CCCTTGTAGACCGGCAGGTAGAAGGTGAGCGGGTTGACCAGGTGCGGGGCCACGTCCTTGGCCAGCACCCGCCGCTCGTGGTGGTTCTCCGCGACCAGCTTGACCGCGCCGGTCTGCAGGTAGCGCAGGCCACCGTGGACGAGCTTGGAGGAGGCCGAGGAGGTGGCGCCGGCGAAGTCGCCGGCGTCCACCATGGCAACCCGCAGACCCGACTGCGCGGCGTGCCAGGCCACCGAGGTGCCCAGGATTCCACCGCCGATGACCAGCAGGTCGTACGTGGCCTTCGCCAGCTGCTCGCGGGTCTCGGCACGGCTCGCGTTCGCGCCGGCGGTCGGGTGCGTACCCAGGGCGGGGACGCTCTGCAGGGTGCTCATATCTCTTTCAGCTCCTCGTCGATTGACTCAGCTGGTGCGGATCAGCTGGCGTCTTCGTCGTCGACCCAGCCCATGGAACGCTCCACGGCCTTGAGCCAGCTCTTGTACTCGCGGTCCCGCTGGTCGGCGGGCATCCGCGGGGTCCACTCCGCCGCGCGGCGCCAGTTGGCGCGCAGGGCGTCGGTGTCGGGCCAGAAGCCGACGGCCAGGCCGGCGGCGTAGGCGGCGCCGAGGCAGGTGGTCTCGGCGACCATCGGGCGCACCACGGGGGCGTCCAGGAAGTCCGAGAGCGTCTGCATCAGCAGGTTGTTGGAGGTCATGCCGCCGTCGACCTTGAGGGCCGCGAGCTCGACGCCCGAGTCCTTGGTCATGGCGTCGGTGATCTCGCGGGTCTGCCAGGCGGTGGCCTCCAGGACGGCACGGGCGATGTGCGCCTTGGTGACGTACCGGGTGAGGCCGGCGATCACACCGCGGGCGTCGGAGCGCCAGTACGGGGCGAACAGGCCGGAGAAGGCCGGCACGAAGTAGGCGCCGCCGTTGTCCTCCACGGAGGAGGCCAGGGTCTCGATCTCGGCCGCGGACTTAATCAGGCCCATCTGGTCGCGCATCCACTGGACGAGCGAGCCGGTGACGGCGATGGAGCCTTCCAGGGCGTAGACCGGCTTCTGGTCGCCGATCTGGTAGCCGACCGTGGTCAGCAGGCCGCTGTAGGAGTTGATGATCTTGTCGCCGGTGTTCATGAGCATGAACGTGCCGGTGCCGTACGTGGACTTGGCCTCGCCCTCGGCGAAACAGGTCTGGCCGAACAGCGCGGCCTGCTGGTCGCCGAGCGCCGAGGCGACCGGGACGCCGGCGAGGACGCCGTCCTTGACGTGGCCGTAGACCTCGGCGGAGGACTTGATCTCGGGGAGCACGTTGAGCGGGACGCCCATCGACTCAGCGATCTTCTCGTCCCAGGCCAGGGTGTGCAGGTTCATCAGCATGGTGCGCGAGGCGTTGGTGACGTCCGTGACGTGCGCACCGCCCTGGGCGCCACCGGTGAGGTTCCAGATGACCCAGGAGTCCATGGTGCCGAAGAGGATGTCGCCCGCCTCGGCGCGCTCGCGCAGGCCCTCGACGTTGTCGAGCAGCCAGCGGACCTTCGGGCCCGCGAAGTAGCTCGCCAGCGGCAGGCCGGTCTCGCGGCGGAAGCGGTCCTGGCCGACGTTGCGGCCGAGCTCCTTGCACAGGGAGTCGGTGCGGGTGTCCTGCCACACGAGCGCGTTGTGGACCGGCTCGCCGGTGTGGCGGTCCCACAGCAGGGTGGTCTCGCGCTGGTTGGTGATGCCGATCGCCTTGACGTCGGCGGCGGTGATCTCGGCCTTGGCGATGGCGCCGGCGACGACCTCCTGGACGTTGGTCCAGATCTCGGTGGCGTCGTGCTCCACCCAGCCCGGCTTCGGGAAGATCTGCTCGTGCTCCTTCTGGTCGACGGCGACGATGCGGCCGTCGCGGTCGAAGACGATGCAGCGGGAGGAGGTGGTGCCCTGGTCGATCGCGGCGATGAAGGGGCCGGTGCTGCTGGTCATGATGGCTGCTCCTGGCAGGTCTGGTGAGTAGGCGGAATCAGGAGTGCAGTGCGGATCTTACGAGCGCGGCAGATGCTGATCAGGCGAACGCGATGTTGTAAAGACCGCCGGCGAGCGCGGCACCGACGAGCGGGCCGACCACCGGGATCCAGGAGTAACCCCAGTCGGAGCCGCCCTTGTTGGGGAGCGGCAGCAGGGCGTGGACGATGCGGGGTCCGAGGTCGCGGACCGGGTTGATGGCGTAGCCGGTCGGGCCACCCAGGGAGAGGCCGATGCCGACCACCACGAAGGACGTGATCAGGACACCTATGACGCCGAGGCCCTTGCCGTCGTCCTGGAGGCCCTGGGTCAGGATCGCCAGGACCAGGACGGCGGTGCCGATGATCTCGGTCGTGAGGTTCTGCACGACGTTACGGATCTCGGGGCCCGTGGAGAAGATGCCGAGCACGGGTCCGGCCACGTCGTGCGGGTGCGGGTCCTCCGGGCCGAGCTTGGCGTCGCGGATGTGCTCGGGGTCCGCGAGGTGGACGCGGAACTGGCCGTAGTAGGTGATCCACATCAGGACCGCGCCGAGCATGGCGCCCAGGAGCTGGCCGGCGAAATAGACGGGCGTGTCGCCCCACTCGCCGGTCTTGACGGCGAGGCCGACGGTGACCGCCGGGTTGAGGTGCGCACCGGAGAGCGGCGCGGACACGTAGGCCGCGATCAGGACCGCGAAGCCCCAGCCGAAGGTGATCGCGAGCCAGCCCGCATTGCGGGCCTTGGAGCTCTTGAGTGTCACGGCGGCGCACACGCCACCACCGAGCAGGGTGAGCAGGGCGGTACCGATGGTCTCGCCGATGAAGATGTCGGAGCTGGACACCCGCGACTCCTTACGTACGTCCAGGGGTGGGCGGACACCGGGTCCCTCCGGTGGTTCCGCGCACTCGGTGAGTGCTGCACCGGTCCTTGGCCTTGTCGCATCCTAGCGCGTATTGCCGGTAGGTGTTCGACAATGCCGACCGATGAACGGCAGTTTTCCGCCCAGGTGAAGAATGCGTCAAGGGTCGGCCAGGCCAATGTGTCGGATCGTTACCCGTAGGTGCGATCAGCCAAATCCGGCCATTCGAAGGTCGAGATATGGCGAAAAATGGGCAGAACAGGGCCAGGTGATGGCCGAAGCCTGCTAAGGGAAGGTCAGAACCGGCCTGCGCCGAGATCGCGTGAAACGGAGCGCGCACAGTCGCGCACCGAGGCCACGAGGGCCGCGCGGGGCTCACCGCCCTCGCCGCACACCCGTTCCACCGCGCCCGCCACCGCCACCGCGCCCACCGGCATCCGGCGCCGGTCGTGGATCGGCGCCGCCACCGAGGCGATGCCCTCCCAGGTCTCCTCGACGTCGCAGGCCCAGCCGCGCGCCCGGGTCAGGCTCAGGATCGCCTCGAAGTCGGTGCCGTCCGTGACCGTGCGGGGGGTGAAGGCCTCGCGCTCCACCTCGTGCGCCTGGGTGTGCGCGACCGGGTCGTACGCCGACAGCACCTTGCCCAGGGCGGTCGAGTGCAGCGGCTGCATGGCCCCGACCTCCAGCACCTGGCGGCTGTCGTCGGGCCGGAACACGTGGTGCATGATCAGCACCCCGCTCTGGTGCAGCACGCCCACGTACACGCTCTCGCCGCTCGCCCGGGCCAGGTCGTCCGTCCACACCAGGGCGCGGGCGCGCAGCTCGTGGACGTCGAGATAGCTGTTGCCCAGGCGCAGCAGCTCGGCGCCCAGCTGGTAGCGGCCGGAGGCCGGGTCCTGCTCCACGAAGCCCTCTGCCTGCAGGGTGCGCAGGATGCCGTGGGCCGTGCCCTTGGCCAGCCCCAGTGACGAGGCCACGTCGGAGAGCCCCAGCCGGCGCTCTCCGCCCGCCAGGAGTCGCAGCATCGCAGCGGCTCGTTCGAGCGACTGGATGTTCCGTGCCATCGCGCAGCCTCCTGCTGACCTTCGTTACTACTGACCATCTTGACGCGGTTCGACAATGCTGAACAGTATCGGTCGATGCCGACCTCGCGCACCGTCGGAGATCTGTTCGCCGTACGGTCGCCGGGACATCCCCCGCCACGTTCCCGCCACAGAATGCAGTCCGCCACGTGGGACACCCACACCGGGGCGGGCGCCCCGCGGTTACCCTGGCCGCGTGCGCCCCTGACACAGCGGGGGCGCAAAGCCGACAGCCGTCGCATCCCAGGGAGCACTCCATGGCCTCGTTGCCGAACCCGCCCGCCGACACCCAGACCCGGGCCGACGCCCTCCGGGAGGCGCTCGCGACCCGCGTGGTCGTCGCCGACGGAGCCATGGGAACGATGCTCCAGGCACAGGACCCCACCCTCGACGACTTCCAGCAGCTCGAAGGCTGCAACGAGGTCCTCAACGTCACCCGCCCCGACATCGTCCGCACGGTGCACGAGGCGTACTTCTCGGTGGGCGTGGACTGCGTCGAGACCAACACCTTCGGCGCGAACTACGCGGCCCTCGCCGAGTACGACATCGCCGAACGCAACTTCGAGCTGTCCGAGTCCGGCGCCCGCATCGCCCGCGAGGTCGCCGACGAGTTCACCGCCTCCACCGGCCAGCAGCGCTGGGTCCTCGGCTCCATGGGCCCCGGAACCAAGCTGCCCACCCTCGGCCACATCACCTACGCGCAGATCCGCGACGCCTACCAGACCAACGCCGAGGGCCTGCTCGCCGGCGGCTCCGACGCGCTGCTCGTCGAGACCACCCAGGACCTCCTGCAGACGAAGTCCTCCATCATCGGCGCCCGCCGCGCCATGGAGGCGCTCGGCGTCAACGTCCCGCTGATCTGCTCCGTCACCGTCGAGACCACCGGCACCATGCTGCTGGGCTCCGAGATCGGCGCGGCCCTGACCGCGCTGGAGCCCCTCGGCATCGACATGATCGGCCTGAACTGCGCCACCGGCCCCGCCGAGATGAGCGAGCACCTGCGCTACCTCGCGCGCAACGCCCGCATCCCCCTCTCCTGCATGCCCAACGCCGGCCTGCCCGTCCTGACCAAGGAGGGCGCGCACTATCCGCTGACCGCCGCCGAGCTCGCCGACGCCCAGGAGACCTTCGTCCGCGAGTACGGCCTCTCCCTGGTCGGCGGCTGCTGCGGCACCACCCCCGAGCACCTGCGCCAGGTCGTCGAGCGGGTCCGCGGCACGGCCGTCGTCCCGCGCGACCCCCGGCCCGAGCCCGGCGCCGCATCGCTCTACCAGACCGTGCCCTTCCGCCAGGACACCTCGTACATGGCGATCGGCGAGCGCACGAACGCCAACGGCTCCAAGAAGTTCCGCGAGGCCATGCTGGAAGGCCGCTGGGACGACTGCGTCGAGATGGCGCGCGACCAGATCCGCGAGGGCGCGCACATGCTCGACCTCTGCGTGGACTACGTCGGCCGCGACGGCGTCGCCGACATGGAGGAGCTCGCCGGCCGCTTCGCCACCGCCTCCACCCTGCCGATCGTCCTGGACTCCACCGAGGTTCCCGTCATCAAGGCGGGCCTGGAGAAGCTCGGCGGCCGCGCGGTCATCAACTCGGTGAACTACGAGGACGGCGACGGCCCCGAGTCCCGTTTCGCCAAGGTCACCCGGCTGGCCCAGGAGCACGGCGCCGCGCTCATCGCGCTGACCATCGACGAGGAGGGCCAGGCCCGCACCGTCGAGCACAAGGTCGCCATCGCCGAACGGCTCATCGAGGACCTCACGGGCAACTGGGGCATCCGCGAGTCGGACATCCTCATCGACACGCTGACCTTCACCATCTGCACCGGCCAGGAGGAGTCCCGCAAGGACGGCATCGCCACGATCGAGTCGATCCGCGAGCTCAAGCGCCGCCACCCCGACGTCCAGACCACCCTGGGCCTGTCGAACATCTCCTTCGGCCTGAACCCGGCCGCCCGCGTCCTGCTGAACTCCGTCTTCCTCGACGAGTGCGTCAAGGCCGGACTCGACTCGGCCATCGTCCACGCCTCCAAGATCCTGCCGATCGCCCGGTTCGACGAGGAGCAGGTCTCCACCGCCCTCGACCTGGTCTACGAC includes these proteins:
- the metH gene encoding methionine synthase, with the protein product MASLPNPPADTQTRADALREALATRVVVADGAMGTMLQAQDPTLDDFQQLEGCNEVLNVTRPDIVRTVHEAYFSVGVDCVETNTFGANYAALAEYDIAERNFELSESGARIAREVADEFTASTGQQRWVLGSMGPGTKLPTLGHITYAQIRDAYQTNAEGLLAGGSDALLVETTQDLLQTKSSIIGARRAMEALGVNVPLICSVTVETTGTMLLGSEIGAALTALEPLGIDMIGLNCATGPAEMSEHLRYLARNARIPLSCMPNAGLPVLTKEGAHYPLTAAELADAQETFVREYGLSLVGGCCGTTPEHLRQVVERVRGTAVVPRDPRPEPGAASLYQTVPFRQDTSYMAIGERTNANGSKKFREAMLEGRWDDCVEMARDQIREGAHMLDLCVDYVGRDGVADMEELAGRFATASTLPIVLDSTEVPVIKAGLEKLGGRAVINSVNYEDGDGPESRFAKVTRLAQEHGAALIALTIDEEGQARTVEHKVAIAERLIEDLTGNWGIRESDILIDTLTFTICTGQEESRKDGIATIESIRELKRRHPDVQTTLGLSNISFGLNPAARVLLNSVFLDECVKAGLDSAIVHASKILPIARFDEEQVSTALDLVYDRRTEDYDPLQKLMALFEGVNTKSLKAGRAEELLALPLDERLQRRIIDGEKNGLEADLDEALQTRPALDIVNDTLLEGMKVVGELFGSGQMQLPFVLQSAEVMKSAVAHLEPHMEKTDDEGKGTIVLATVRGDVHDIGKNLVDIILTNNGYNVVNIGIKQPVSAILEAAQEHKADVIGMSGLLVKSTVIMKENLEELNQRKLAADYPVILGGAALTRAYVEQDLHEIYEGEVRYARDAFEGLRLMDALIAVKRGVPGATLPELKQRRVAKRDTPALQVEEPEESGGRSDVSVDNPVPTPPFWGTRVVKGIPLKDYASWLDEGALFKGQWGLKQARAGGATYEELVESEGRPRLRGLLEKLHTENLLEAAVVYGYFPCVSKGEDLIILDDAGNERTRFTFPRQRRGRRLCLADFFRPEESGETDVVGLQVVTVGSKIGEATAKLFASDSYREYLELHGLSVQLAEAMAEYWHARVRAELGFGGEDPAKVEDMFDLKYRGARFSLGYGACPDLEDRAKIADLLQPERIGVHLSEEFQLHPEQSTDAIVIHHPEAKYFNAR
- the glpK gene encoding glycerol kinase GlpK; amino-acid sequence: MTSSTGPFIAAIDQGTTSSRCIVFDRDGRIVAVDQKEHEQIFPKPGWVEHDATEIWTNVQEVVAGAIAKAEITAADVKAIGITNQRETTLLWDRHTGEPVHNALVWQDTRTDSLCKELGRNVGQDRFRRETGLPLASYFAGPKVRWLLDNVEGLRERAEAGDILFGTMDSWVIWNLTGGAQGGAHVTDVTNASRTMLMNLHTLAWDEKIAESMGVPLNVLPEIKSSAEVYGHVKDGVLAGVPVASALGDQQAALFGQTCFAEGEAKSTYGTGTFMLMNTGDKIINSYSGLLTTVGYQIGDQKPVYALEGSIAVTGSLVQWMRDQMGLIKSAAEIETLASSVEDNGGAYFVPAFSGLFAPYWRSDARGVIAGLTRYVTKAHIARAVLEATAWQTREITDAMTKDSGVELAALKVDGGMTSNNLLMQTLSDFLDAPVVRPMVAETTCLGAAYAAGLAVGFWPDTDALRANWRRAAEWTPRMPADQRDREYKSWLKAVERSMGWVDDEDAS
- a CDS encoding IclR family transcriptional regulator — encoded protein: MARNIQSLERAAAMLRLLAGGERRLGLSDVASSLGLAKGTAHGILRTLQAEGFVEQDPASGRYQLGAELLRLGNSYLDVHELRARALVWTDDLARASGESVYVGVLHQSGVLIMHHVFRPDDSRQVLEVGAMQPLHSTALGKVLSAYDPVAHTQAHEVEREAFTPRTVTDGTDFEAILSLTRARGWACDVEETWEGIASVAAPIHDRRRMPVGAVAVAGAVERVCGEGGEPRAALVASVRDCARSVSRDLGAGRF
- a CDS encoding MIP/aquaporin family protein, translating into MSSSDIFIGETIGTALLTLLGGGVCAAVTLKSSKARNAGWLAITFGWGFAVLIAAYVSAPLSGAHLNPAVTVGLAVKTGEWGDTPVYFAGQLLGAMLGAVLMWITYYGQFRVHLADPEHIRDAKLGPEDPHPHDVAGPVLGIFSTGPEIRNVVQNLTTEIIGTAVLVLAILTQGLQDDGKGLGVIGVLITSFVVVGIGLSLGGPTGYAINPVRDLGPRIVHALLPLPNKGGSDWGYSWIPVVGPLVGAALAGGLYNIAFA